The following coding sequences are from one Mycobacteriales bacterium window:
- a CDS encoding Rv3235 family protein has translation MTVAAFTEISAAEPADLVPGAPRPTIGPRVRPVPALEPPYDPLDDDDRPHLTLLSGPQPLPFDDLPSPQRPVAEAAPRRTRLGQQFWGPQPTRRKDLPDPRPVAHRFLQASVEALAGRRPATQLQQWTSPAVFADLSRALRSRRNDAASATPTVLSVHVSEPADGVAEVCAVIRHGDRARAAAARLEGVDGRWRCVALQLG, from the coding sequence ATGACGGTCGCCGCGTTCACCGAGATCTCCGCCGCGGAGCCCGCCGACCTAGTCCCGGGTGCCCCGCGGCCGACGATCGGGCCGCGGGTGCGACCCGTGCCGGCGCTCGAGCCGCCCTACGATCCGCTCGACGACGACGACCGACCGCATCTCACGCTGCTCTCAGGTCCCCAGCCATTGCCGTTCGACGACCTGCCGTCGCCGCAACGCCCGGTCGCCGAGGCGGCTCCGCGCCGGACCCGGCTCGGGCAGCAGTTCTGGGGTCCGCAGCCGACCCGGCGTAAGGACCTGCCCGATCCGCGACCGGTGGCCCATCGCTTCCTGCAGGCCTCGGTCGAGGCGCTGGCCGGCCGGCGCCCGGCCACCCAACTCCAGCAATGGACCAGCCCGGCCGTGTTCGCGGACCTGTCCCGCGCCCTGCGCTCCCGCCGGAACGACGCCGCATCAGCCACCCCGACCGTGCTCTCCGTGCACGTCAGCGAACCCGCGGACGGAGTGGCCGAGGTGTGCGCGGTCATCCGGCACGGGGATCGGGCCCGCGCCGCGGCCGCCCGGCTCGAAGGCGTGGACGGGCGGTGGCGCTGCGTCGCGTTACAGCTGGGCTGA
- a CDS encoding alpha/beta hydrolase, whose product MQRREIVVPRPDCELAGSIWLPDREPEAPLVVMHPGSGPSDRDNDTLFPPIRERFLATGWAVASFDKRGVGGSTGAWTDADIVGQAQDAVACVAACRGAIGASSAGLFGHSQGGWVVLEAAARGAAVGFVITNSGPGVSPREQEMFATRQGLQGRSAADVDTGLAAMTELFDLAAARTPWPQVAAWMADSARAEAMRILADIGAFVPADAALWGLTAALIDHDPRAAMRLLTVPILTVFGANDTAVPVEASVDSYRRHVRPDLLTVAVLEGGDHRLETPDATGFAPGYLSLLADYVGSRSRQPSPS is encoded by the coding sequence ATGCAGCGTCGGGAGATCGTGGTGCCGCGACCGGATTGCGAGCTCGCCGGGAGCATCTGGCTCCCGGACCGGGAGCCCGAGGCGCCGCTGGTCGTCATGCATCCGGGCTCCGGCCCCAGCGACCGCGACAACGACACGCTCTTCCCGCCGATCCGGGAGCGGTTTCTCGCCACCGGGTGGGCGGTGGCGTCGTTCGACAAGCGGGGGGTCGGCGGCTCGACCGGGGCGTGGACCGACGCCGACATCGTGGGCCAGGCGCAGGACGCGGTGGCCTGCGTCGCGGCCTGCCGGGGCGCGATCGGGGCATCGTCGGCCGGACTGTTCGGGCACAGCCAGGGTGGCTGGGTCGTGCTGGAGGCCGCGGCGCGCGGCGCGGCGGTGGGCTTCGTGATCACCAACTCCGGGCCCGGTGTCAGCCCGCGCGAGCAGGAGATGTTCGCCACCCGCCAGGGGCTGCAGGGCCGCAGCGCCGCCGACGTCGACACCGGGCTCGCCGCCATGACGGAGCTGTTCGACCTCGCGGCGGCCCGGACACCGTGGCCGCAGGTAGCGGCGTGGATGGCCGATTCCGCCCGGGCCGAAGCGATGCGGATCCTGGCCGACATCGGCGCATTCGTGCCCGCCGACGCCGCGCTGTGGGGGTTGACCGCCGCCCTGATCGACCACGACCCGCGCGCGGCGATGCGACTGCTGACCGTGCCGATCCTCACCGTCTTCGGCGCGAACGACACGGCGGTCCCGGTCGAGGCCAGCGTGGACTCCTACCGGCGCCACGTCCGCCCGGACCTGCTCACCGTGGCCGTGCTCGAGGGCGGCGACCATCGACTCGAGACGCCGGACGCCACCGGCTTCGCCCCGGGCTACCTGAGCCTGCTCGCCGACTACGTGGGTAGCCGTTCGCGGCAGCCGTCGCCGAGCTAG
- a CDS encoding wax ester/triacylglycerol synthase family O-acyltransferase: MADRLSALDVSFLYAEEPTTPMHVGGVAVFEPPSRGFDYDHLVRLIERRIALVPRYRQKVVGVPGHLGNPVWVDDSGFDIGYHVRRSALPRPGSDLQLAELVSRLMSRPLDRSRPLWEMYCVEGVHDGRIALISKTHHAMVDGVSAVDLTQVILDPTPQPREVPEELWMPRPAPGPVELVLDAVADLAGRPSAALDTVRMGIRDVQHTAETILGAIGGLAAAARTAARPAQDSPFNVPIGAQRRFAVARTELDDYKRVRKQHGGTVNDVVLATVAGALRGFLMTRGEPVTSASEIRAMVPVSVRTDTGQGATGNRILSYFVDLPVGEPDPLVRLSRVSYAMKAHKEAGQSVGADALIRLSGFAPPTLHAMGARAASSLSRRLFNVVVTNVPGPQMPLYAGGARMLEVFPVVPLAKGQAVSIGLTSYDGGVYYGLNADRDAMSDVGILASLIEESLAELVGLLP; encoded by the coding sequence GTGGCCGATCGGTTGAGCGCACTGGACGTCTCGTTCCTCTACGCCGAGGAACCGACGACGCCGATGCACGTGGGCGGGGTCGCGGTGTTCGAGCCGCCCTCCCGCGGCTTCGACTACGACCACCTCGTCCGGTTGATCGAACGTCGGATCGCGCTGGTGCCCCGGTACCGGCAGAAGGTGGTCGGCGTACCCGGTCATCTGGGCAACCCCGTGTGGGTCGACGATTCCGGCTTCGACATCGGCTACCACGTACGGCGCAGTGCGCTGCCCCGGCCGGGCTCCGACCTGCAGTTGGCCGAACTCGTGTCGCGGCTGATGTCGCGTCCGCTGGACCGCAGCCGGCCGCTCTGGGAGATGTACTGCGTCGAAGGTGTGCACGACGGCCGGATCGCCCTCATCAGCAAGACCCACCACGCCATGGTCGACGGCGTCAGCGCGGTCGATCTGACGCAGGTGATCCTCGACCCGACGCCGCAGCCGCGTGAGGTGCCGGAAGAGCTGTGGATGCCGCGGCCGGCGCCCGGACCGGTCGAACTCGTCCTCGACGCCGTCGCCGACCTCGCCGGCCGGCCGTCCGCCGCGCTGGACACCGTGCGGATGGGCATCCGTGACGTGCAACACACCGCCGAGACGATCCTCGGCGCGATCGGGGGACTCGCGGCCGCCGCCCGCACCGCCGCGCGTCCGGCGCAGGACAGCCCGTTCAACGTCCCGATCGGCGCGCAGCGCCGGTTCGCGGTCGCCCGCACCGAGCTCGACGACTACAAGCGGGTCCGCAAGCAGCACGGCGGCACCGTCAACGATGTCGTGCTCGCCACGGTGGCGGGGGCGTTGCGGGGATTCCTGATGACCCGCGGTGAGCCGGTGACGAGCGCCTCGGAGATCCGGGCGATGGTTCCGGTGTCGGTGCGCACCGACACCGGCCAGGGCGCGACGGGCAACCGGATCCTGTCGTACTTCGTCGATCTCCCGGTGGGGGAGCCCGACCCGCTCGTCCGGTTGTCCCGGGTGAGCTACGCGATGAAGGCGCACAAGGAAGCCGGCCAGTCGGTGGGCGCCGACGCGTTGATCCGGTTGTCCGGATTCGCCCCGCCGACCTTGCACGCGATGGGCGCCCGGGCCGCGAGCAGCCTGTCGCGCCGGCTGTTCAACGTCGTCGTAACCAACGTCCCCGGCCCGCAGATGCCCCTGTACGCCGGTGGTGCCAGGATGCTCGAGGTGTTCCCCGTCGTCCCGCTGGCCAAGGGTCAGGCCGTGTCGATCGGGCTCACGTCCTACGACGGCGGCGTCTACTACGGGCTCAACGCCGACCGCGACGCGATGAGCGACGTCGGCATCCTCGCGTCGCTGATCGAGGAGTCCCTGGCCGAACTGGTGGGTCTGCTCCCGTGA
- a CDS encoding helix-turn-helix domain-containing protein — protein sequence MPVDRFLTLSDVAEVLNISASQTYALVRSGDLPAIKIGGRGQWRVERDQLESYIARMYTETRDFVQGHPLGRDEPVPQD from the coding sequence ATGCCCGTTGACCGGTTTCTCACCCTCAGCGACGTCGCCGAGGTGCTCAACATCTCCGCGTCGCAGACCTACGCGCTGGTGCGCAGCGGCGATTTGCCCGCGATCAAGATCGGGGGCCGCGGCCAGTGGCGGGTCGAGCGCGATCAGCTCGAGTCCTACATCGCCCGGATGTACACCGAGACGCGGGATTTCGTCCAGGGGCACCCGCTCGGCCGCGACGAGCCGGTTCCCCAGGACTGA
- a CDS encoding patatin-like phospholipase family protein, protein MSEGASRRGLVLGAGGVLGFTWTVAALHAFEQFVGVDARSVEICVGTSAGSVAAALLSHGVSVDAMLRHQRGASRSDDPFISWDYDGDSGGSLPPRPGFALGSPRLITQVVRHPRRIPAAAALSGLLPRGRGTLEPVRRMVDDLAGDGPWPRQPRPWIVAFDYDAGRRVAFGRDGAPVSPLADAVTASCAIPGWYAPVAIDDRRYIDGGVCSPTSLDLLAGLGLDEVVVLAPLISFAFDRPRSAVARVERGWRRGQTRRLLHEAEKVRAAGTEVTMLGPGPEDLTAIGSNLMNPKRRGQVLDTALRTCFAALTALPAEARR, encoded by the coding sequence GTGAGTGAAGGGGCGAGCCGCCGGGGCCTGGTGCTCGGCGCCGGCGGCGTGTTGGGCTTCACCTGGACGGTCGCGGCGTTGCACGCCTTCGAACAGTTCGTCGGCGTCGACGCGCGCAGCGTCGAGATCTGCGTCGGGACCTCCGCCGGCTCGGTCGCGGCCGCGCTGCTGAGCCACGGGGTGTCGGTCGACGCCATGCTCCGCCATCAGCGCGGGGCCTCCCGGTCCGACGACCCGTTCATCAGCTGGGACTACGACGGCGACTCCGGTGGGTCGTTGCCGCCGCGGCCCGGGTTCGCGCTCGGGTCGCCGCGGCTCATCACGCAGGTGGTGCGGCACCCGCGCCGGATCCCGGCCGCCGCGGCGTTGTCCGGCCTGCTGCCGCGGGGACGGGGCACGCTCGAGCCGGTCCGCCGGATGGTCGACGATCTGGCCGGCGACGGCCCGTGGCCGCGGCAGCCGCGCCCGTGGATCGTCGCCTTCGACTACGACGCCGGCCGCCGGGTGGCGTTCGGCCGGGACGGCGCGCCGGTCTCGCCGCTCGCCGACGCGGTCACCGCCTCCTGCGCCATCCCCGGCTGGTACGCGCCGGTGGCGATCGACGACCGGCGCTACATCGACGGCGGGGTGTGTTCGCCCACCTCGCTCGATCTGCTGGCCGGTCTGGGCCTCGACGAGGTGGTCGTTCTCGCGCCGCTGATCTCGTTCGCCTTCGACCGGCCACGGTCGGCGGTGGCCCGGGTCGAACGCGGCTGGCGGCGCGGGCAGACCCGCCGGCTGCTGCACGAGGCGGAGAAGGTGCGCGCCGCCGGCACCGAGGTGACGATGCTCGGCCCCGGCCCGGAGGACCTCACGGCGATCGGATCCAACCTGATGAACCCGAAACGACGCGGCCAGGTGCTCGACACCGCCCTGCGCACCTGCTTTGCGGCGCTGACCGCCCTACCGGCGGAGGCGCGCCGGTGA
- a CDS encoding SAF domain-containing protein: MPEPRSPAARRLRTPSWVNLRMLIGVLLVLVAVAVGARVVAGADKSVTIWGLSHDVASGTALTAGDLRPVRVRLYADAPRYLSTAVSPAGQVTNRDLSGGDFLPRSALGPVPDGVLVPLPVDPSVLPPGLSRGDRIDVYAGPASAGDPHGTTRPVLQGAPVQAVSGGRSGLSAGSDKVQLTVRVHRDQESALIAAVAGSTLYVTQHVGGSGR, encoded by the coding sequence GTGCCGGAACCACGATCGCCGGCCGCGCGCCGTCTCCGCACCCCGTCCTGGGTGAACCTCCGGATGCTGATCGGGGTGCTCCTCGTCCTCGTCGCGGTCGCCGTCGGGGCCCGGGTGGTTGCCGGCGCCGACAAGTCGGTCACGATCTGGGGCCTCTCCCACGACGTCGCGTCGGGAACGGCACTGACCGCCGGGGACCTGCGTCCGGTGCGGGTCCGGCTCTACGCCGACGCCCCGCGTTACCTGTCCACGGCGGTCTCCCCGGCGGGTCAGGTCACCAACCGGGATCTGAGTGGCGGCGACTTCCTGCCGCGGTCGGCGCTCGGTCCGGTGCCGGACGGTGTGCTGGTCCCGCTCCCGGTCGACCCGAGCGTTCTGCCGCCGGGGCTGTCCCGCGGTGACCGTATCGACGTCTACGCCGGCCCCGCGTCCGCCGGTGATCCGCACGGAACGACCCGCCCGGTGCTGCAGGGAGCACCGGTGCAGGCCGTCTCCGGCGGCCGGTCGGGCCTGTCGGCCGGGAGCGACAAGGTGCAACTGACGGTGCGGGTGCACCGCGACCAGGAGTCGGCCCTGATCGCCGCGGTCGCCGGGAGCACCCTCTACGTCACCCAGCATGTGGGCGGGTCGGGCCGGTGA